Below is a window of Vicugna pacos chromosome 20, VicPac4, whole genome shotgun sequence DNA.
TATTCTTGTAGTTGTGTGGACTGGCAGAgtttccttttgggtttttttttgcttgtgcttttggtgtcatacctaGACTCATCAACATCTTTAGCTAGATCAAGCCTGGAACTTGGGGTTCCTACTAGAGGGCCATGTTCCAGAGAGGACTGGCCATCCTCCAGGATCTGGTTCTCTTAATGATTCTGGTAAAGTACTTTCTCAACATGACAGAAAGTCTCTGCAAATGAACTTCATCTGTATAGGTTGCTCAGGGACCCCACTGGACCCAACTATGCTTCCAAATTTGAGGTAGATTCGGGTCTTACTGGATTTGATGTGCTTTATCTGCTGTTTCCATAGATTGAGGGGTGGACTCTTGGGAAAGGTAATCTCACGTGCAGGCTTTTGACTCCTACTCAGTCAGATAAGAATGGACCTTGTGCCTGGAACACAACTTTGCCAAGAGATAAAGAGTCCACACAGCCTGTGCCAGGCTTATCACCTTATGTGAGGATATCTTTCCCTGTTTCATAGTTAATGTGTACTCCTTTGTTCTGCTTCAGCACATGCATCAGTGACCTCAGGCATGCTCCCAGCTTTCAGTATTTCAGACTCCATGGGGGAGGGGTTGTGGCCCTCCTGTGGCAGGAGAGTTGTGTGCCTGGGTCTACTACCCTGCATCAGTTGCTGTGGGGACCTGCTAGACATGCGGGACTGACATACATATTAAAGCTGACCTtgctctgtcttttctctgtgtaaGTAAAGTGTTGTTTCAGCCTGTGCTTGACTGTGTTGTGTTTTCCTTGGTGACTGTGATACCAAGATGCAGTGAGCAGAGTGTTTGGACTTCTATTTCTGGTGGTCGGCAATAATGATGATCTTTGCTACCATCCAAGTCGTTTGAGTCCTCCCTTGACATTAGTAATCAGTACACAGGGAACCTATGAATATATTATCCTGATGGCAAAAAGGAATTTACAGATGTGATCAAGGTTACCAACTTGAGATGAGGAGGTTATACAGGTAAGGCAATCCAATCACATGAGTCCTTAAGAATGGAGAACATTTCCTGGGTATAGTCAGAGAGTTATGCAATGACAGAAGGCTTGGAGAGATGTGGCATGAGAAGAAATTGGTCCTTCATTGCAggatttgaagatggagaaaaaagGCTATGAGCCAAAAACTGCAGGAAGCCTAGAAGCTAGAAAGAGCAAGGAAGCAGATTATCCAAAAAGGAATATAgcactgccaacaccttgattttaacccAGGGTACCCTGAATTAGACTTCTGAaatacagaactgtaagataatgaaTTTGTATTGTTAAGTCCACTAAGTACACAGTAATTTGTTAcaggagcaataaaaaaaaaactgattcacACCCTTTTCAGGTTCTGAGGTCATATATACCTTGAGGACTGTTGCTTCTCTCATCCAAAGCAACTTTGGGGCATGATGTTGCTCACACACATAGCCCCTCTGTTAGTGTCTGATACatattagctgaatgaataaattaaaaccgTTTGCCCCAATTTTGTTCAGGCTGGGTATCTAGATTATTAGCTAGGCTGATGTTGGATTAataactgttttccataaagaaCAGCCATGTATTAGCTTACAAAACAATCTATTCAGCCACAAGTTACTTCTCTACTATGTTTtgtctggtttttcttttttttttttttcttcttttatcccCCAAATTCCAAAGGTTCTTCATTTGATTTGAGGATTTTTGTTGTCTTAAACACATCAACAAACAACAATATGAACATCAAGAACACAttaacaaaagcaataaaatattctttattaacTTAAAGATATTGTTCCTCAGCCGGCATAAGGGGAAGGATCCTTCAGTTACATTCACGTGCTTTGTGAATTAACATTGGTCCTGTCAGATCAGTCCTATCTTCCGCTGCAGTTTTCTCCACCCACACAAGGCCACCACTACACACATTTAAGAGCATTTCATCCATCTCTCTGGCCACATCTTCGGTGACTGAGTGCTTCCACTGTGCTTTGGGATCCTCCATTTCTTCCAGATCCTTCAGGGTGCTTTCCTCAGGGTCGGCAGCATCCATCTCGGTGACGCTGCCCGGCCTCGAATCCTCTTTTAATAGCCTTGAGGAAAGAGAATAGAAGTTGTAAACTAACATAAACAGCGTTGCTGCTTCTTAGACAAGCGGGTAGGAGGGCTCCCGCTCCACCCCTGGACCTCTGCAGTTAAGAGAGGACCCCTAAATCCTCGCCCGCTCCGCCCCGAAACACCACGGGCCGCGGAGCGCAGGCGCTCCCAGGGCCCCGCCCCCGTGCCAGAGGCTCGGCCCCTATTGGCCCAGAGGCCGGGGGCGAAGAGCCCTAGTAGCTGAACAGAGGGTGATCATGTGATtcggggggcggggctgcgccgGCCGCTTCCCAGCCAGACTGAAAGGGCTCGGGTAGCTGGCCTGGTCGGCCCTTAAAGCGCCCACTGGACGGCCTGGTCCCAACTCCCCTCGCCCAGCCGCGCAGAGGGAGCTGCTTGTGGCTCTCGTCGGCCTCCCAGGTCTGCTTTCCGTCTTTCCCCGAAGGTGGGCCCTTAGGTTCACCGCCCCGGAGCTCGCGGCCGCCGGGAAGCCCAAATCCGAGTGTCCGGAGAGTAACCGGAAGTGCTGTCCCTGGCGGAGGGGCGGCGTCGGCAGCCGCCGGGGTAAGCGCGGCCCGCGGGGCCTGGGAGGAGCATGGCCTGCGGGGCGCAGGGACGAGGGGAGGGGTTCGGCCGGGCCCGAGACCCCCTTCGGCCTCCGCCTGGTAGGAGCAGCCTCTGTTCCTCGCGACCGAGCGGAGTCTGGGAACCCCCTGACGGCGAACCGAAAGGCGGTCAATGAAAAGTTGAAAGGAGAGAAGCTTAGTACTATCGTTCCAGGAGATCATAATAGTAAACACTGCCAGGCACTTTTCTGAGCGATCTGTATCTTTTATATTGGAGAAAAAAACCCAAGGGCGTTGAATGGAGTTCCCTAtccaccacccacccccatctTTAATGCAGAGATTGGTCATGTTGCAGCCGAATCTAGATGCAGAAGAATCTGGTTTGTTCAGTCATTTCATAACCATTTTTGGAACCAGCGTTGTATGTAACTTTGTATCATTTACACTTACCAACTGCGTCTTGAGGTTTATAGTAGTAGAAAAATGAGTCATTGACCTCAGAAGTTGCGATAATACACTTGGCAGAGGAGAATTAGAAACAAGCAAGTAGAACGGAAGTCAGGGCTTTATTATGAAGTTAAAGTTAGTCATTACCCAGAAGGATTCTCGATGTTTTGTCGAAAGCTGTTAGGGAAGGAACTGATGGCTACCAGTGGCAGGTACTTCTTACAGGAGAAACAATGTAAGCAAAGGTGGGAAGAGGTACCTTATGGCTGAAGGATACTGATCAGACTGGGAAGTAAATGGGCCCAATTTTCAGATTTCCAGCTCCAAAAAATCTTAAAtttcacaaaaattataaatttccacattattgattttttttttctctaggagAGGAAAGAATTGAGTGTTGTGAATAGTTATGGACTAGAGACCTTTTGGAGGCAAAAACAAGACAGTCCTGAGTCTTTGTTGTTATGGTAAGTGACATACCAGGCTGTATGTTTCTGTATAAATGGTggattttttgagggggaggagaggaggactaGGGGAGAACAAGacggaatgggagaagatacatGGGAAAAGAGAATGATCTTTTCCTAGCTCCTGAGATAGAAGAGTAATAAAACTGGGTCCTATCCTACCAGTTTAAGTGTATTTTCTACTCCTTTCTAACATCCTTATTAATAATAGGCTGGTAGTAATTGCTTCATGATTGATTTGCAGCCCCCCAAAAGGCAGTATGCCCTGGagtcagaagatggaaatttAAATTctagctctgctacttactagctgtgagtTCTTGAGTAGTTATTTAACTGCCCTGAGCATCAGGTTTCCTATCTGTAAGGTTCAAACATTGGTATTAATACCTGTTTTACAGCGTtcttgggaagattaaatgagataatccttgtaatcaatgaaaaataagtgaaataatcccTAGCCTAGGGCCTGATACAGTAAGCATTATCTGTTTTTTAGATAATGCTTTATTGACTTTGTCTGCTTGTCCCACACATCCTTTAACTGCAAGGGTAGCCTTGAGCTTTGAAGTTCTATACTCTGCCTGTCTACTTGGACTTTATTGCCTGTCTGCCTATTCTGTGCACTCTGACCCTAGCCATGGAAGAGAGAACCAGTCTTTTCCTAGGATGAGGTAAGAGAAACCTCTTAGAAAAGGGTGCCCTGAAGCTAAGGCGTGTTTTGGGGTTTGCCAGATGGACCAGCCAAGACTATTAGCCTAGCCTGTTGCTTTGCTATTGGGGCTccaaggatgatgatgatgatgatggctctttttttgttctggtattcatatttttcattcactcaacagataTATTCTAGACACTAAAAATAGTGcagtgaacaacaacaacaataagtCCTAATCCTAGTGGAAGTTATATTGTAGTAGGAGAGAgaaacaaattaacaaatataaaatacatatcacAAAGCTGAGAGATGATAAATGCtatggaaagaaacaaaacaagataaTGGGACAGTTATTTGAGATGAAGTAGTCAGGGTGTGCTTCAGACTTTCTAGTCAGACACACGAATTAAATAAAGGAGCAAGCTACTTGGGGGAAGAACATTCTAGGCAGAAGGAGTAAGAGTAAAGGTTCTGATGTGTTCTGTGAGGCTGAAGATAGGTGAAGACACATTATGTAGGGCAGTGAAAACTTTAGGTTTTATTCTCAGTGTGGTAGGAAACAGTTATAGTATTTTGAACTAGGGAAGTATCATGGTTTACTCTAAGTTTTGACAGCcagactgtattttattttctaggtGCTGACATCTCAAAGGCTTAGTTTAGGTCATTTATTTGGCATAATttccctcagtttgggtttgcctgatgtttcctcatgattagactcAGGTGATATATTTTTGGCAAGATAGCATACAATTgatgttctgttctctttgcatcATATTAGGAGGCAATTATATATCTTGTTATTGGTGGTGTTAACTTTTATCATTTGGTTCAGGTGGtgtcttccaggtttctataCTGTGAAGTTACTTTTTTTGTCTTTGTAATGATTAGATAGCTAGTGGGGAGATATTTTCAGCTTGTATAAACATCCCAATTCTCATAAAACTTTTCATCCACTAATTTTTGCCTGAAACAGTTAATAACTCATCTTTTGATTGGACATGTGGTTTTCTTAATTCCATCattttttctacatttaattGTTGGCTTTTTCAGTATAAGAAAATTTCCCTTCTCCAACactattcactttttaaatgagTGTGGACTCATGGTTTCTTACTGTGTTACTAATTTATTACTGTTGTCATTTATTTTGATGTTCTGTTTGTTCCAGATTTGTGTAGTGGCAGCCCCTTCAGCCTGGCTCCTGGGTCCTCTTGGCATATTGTCACCActttttgagcacttccttattTTCTGACACAAAAAGTTGTTCCGGGCTCATCTTGTACTTTCTAAACCCTGGaattagccatttctccaaggagcccaggttcttttcagtgggaaatggtgtttagaaaccaagatctaagTGCTTGGTATGCTCATTACTACTGGGATTTCATTGTTTCTATATGACCTCTCAGCAGACACTATTAGGAAAAAATTATactttcacacatacacacatttctgTTTTTTGTATATATGCTTCAAAACCTTGACCTCATACTGATACTTCTAATTCCAATTAAACACTACAGAGCTCATTCTAGCCTTTCCCTTTTCTATATTTGTAACTCCCTTCTTTGATGGTGAGGCATGTGGGTGCCGttacatttacttatttgttcttTCCTAGTATATACATTAAATAGTGAACCTTTACCACCATGGGGGAAAACCCCTGCTAATTAGAGTTTGGTAATTGTCTATAGTTCTTTTTACCTTTAGCTTGAATTTATATACTCCTGATACTGTATTATAGTTATTTGAATTGTTTTGCCCTCTTCTGGGTAGTTTTGTTATTCATTTGAAATACAGACTCATTTGTTTTTGTTAGtatcccatttaaaattttttctccccCATATTTTCTAGTTAGTTATTTATTGAATATGTGAAATGTAACAGCaaaaaatgtgtgttttacaAAGATGTATACTCAAAGAAATATGACTCTTTCTCCCTCCACCCTTTGGCACCAATttcattttcctgttcttttaatCCCATTTTCACCAACCTTGTGATGGTAACCaaactcatttgttttttctttgtcttttctgagCTTCTTTTTAACCAAATGAATAGATACATGTAtagttttttatttctaatttattcttACACAAAATTTAGCATACTTTTTTACactgttgctttttaaaatttacagttgATCCTGGAAATCACTCCACATCAGTTAGTAAAGATTATCTTCATTCTGTTTTACACTGCATAGTACTTCATTATATGTGAACGTACCAGGTTTATTCAACCACTTTTTTGCATATGGGCATTTAAgttgtttgaaatattttcaaattacaaaCATTGCTACAGTGAATAACtttatacatgtgtatttttatattattgggGGTGTATCTTCATAGTCAACTcctagaaatgggattgctgagtCAGATGTAAATGCGTGTCTAGTTTtattagatattgccaaattgccctcAAGGGGTTGTACCAATTTGTATTCCCTCCAGCATCAGATGAGACTGTCTGCTTCCCCATAGCCTTGAGAACAAAAAGTTATCATATCTTTTAATGTGTGCCAGTTTGATTGGTGAGAAACaatatttcacatttcttttttatgatttcatttcttcaagtagactttttttttagagtacttttaggttcacagcaaaattgagtggagCATACAGAAGGTTGCTACGTGCCCCctaccaccctcccccaccccagcctccgcAACTATCAACATCCtacaccagagtggtacatttgtcacaGTTGATAAACCTACATTGAGACATCTTTATCacccaaagtctgtagtttacCTTAGGGGTTGTCTTGGTGTTTTAACTTCTGTGAGTTTGGACAATGACATATCCTTACCATTTGGTATTATACAGACTAGTTTtgctgccctaaaaattctctgtgctcctCCATCTATTCACCCCTCTTTCCCGAACCCCTgataaccactgatcttttttttttttactgattccATAGTTtcgccttttccaaaatgtcacatagttgaaatcatacagtttgtggccttttcagactggcttctttcacttgccaATATACAAATAAGATTCTTTTGTGTCTTTCTATGGCTTAATAGCACATTTctattttagcactgaataatatcctattgtctgaatgtaccatagtttgtttatctattcattgaagggcatcttggttgcctccaagttttggcaattataaatagagCTTCTGTAAACCTCCTTTTGCAGGTTTTTATGTGCATATAAGTTTTCCAGCTcctttgggtgaataccaaggagtgcaactgctggatcatatgatgagaggatatttaaaattgttaagaaactgccaaactgtcttccaaagttgctgtgccattttgtattcccaccagcaatgaatgagagttcctgttgctccacatctttgtGAGCATTTGATATCAGCATTCTGGATTTTTGTCATTCTAATTtgtagtggtatcttattgttTCAGTTATCATTCATAACATGAATGATCAACTAATgacatgatgttgagcatcttatgttttttatttgccatctgtttagcttttgcccttttttaaatcaggttgttacttttctcatattttaagagtaaaatatattttggaatatAGTCTTTCATCAGATATcttctggaaatattttctctcagtctattGCTTATCTTAgtctcttgacagtgtcttttgcaaacagaagtttttaattttaatgaaatccagctTATGAGTTATTTATTTCATAGATCATGACTTTAGTTTTATATCTAGAAAGTCACCATCATACCTAAGGTCACCTTTATTTTCTCCCATGttatcctctaggagttttatagttttgtgttttgatccactttgagttaatttttgtgaaaggagTAAGGTCTGTGTATAGATTCATATTTTTGCATGAGGGTGTCCACTTGTTccagcaacatttgttgaaaagactgtcttttctgcattgtattgcctttgcttctttgtcgaagatcagtcatctgtatttatgtgagtctgtttctggactcCTTATTCTTTTTCAGTGATCTGTTTGTCTGTTCTTTTACCAAtaacacactgttttgattactgtcatAGTAAGTTTTAAAGTCAAGTAGCATCAGTCTTCCAATTTTGTTCtctttcaatattgtgttggtggtctagtggttaggattcgGCACTCCCTCCCAAtgttgtgttggctattctgggtcttttgctctccatataaactttagagtcAGTTTGTTAATATCAACAAAAtagcttgctgggattttgattggaattgagttgaatctgtagatcaagtgggaaagaattgaaattttgacaatattgagtcttcctgtTCATGAAGAtggaatatttctccatttatttagttcttttttgatttctttctaATCAGAGTTTTGTTGTTccctcatatagatcttgtacgTATTTTGTTAGATGTATACCTACATGTTTCATTTTTGagggtgctaatgtaaatggtattgtgtttttaatttcaaatgttaATTGTTTGTTGCTGGTATGGAGGAAGGTGATTGACATTTGATATTAACCATGTATCCTCCATCCTTGCTGTAAGTGTTTGaaagtttttctctttgtgttatttaactattatttataagtttttaatactttttgttgttattatacaAGGAATATCCTCTATCCTTGTATATGCTAATTGGTTGGTTTTTTTGTGCATAGAAAAAGGCTATTTATTTGTGTGAATTTTATATCCTgttactgaattcttttattatttgaatCAGTTTTAGTACTGGTTCTCTCTAGGGTTTTCCAGTGATACTCTCGTATGTCTCTAAACAGAGGTaatatttcttttcaattgttaCACCTccaattgttttctctttttaaattgcattGACTAATACTTCCAGGTCAGTGTTTAATAATAGATTATGATCATTCTTgatttgttcctgatcttagtggaAATGACTAGTTTTTCTCATTTGGGTACTGCTGTAGGACTAAGGagtgtatatattttatcatgTTAAAAGGAAGTATCCATGAATTTCCTACTTTCTTGAGTATTTTCATCAAGAATGGATGTTGATTTCTGTTATGAATGCTTTTAGTATCTATGGAAATAATCATATTTTTCTCCTTAGATGTCTAAATATGAGGGATTATATTAATGGATTTACTAATATTGAATCAGTTTACCCCTGTAAAACCTAGAGTACTTGTGGACTCTGATGCACAATTttaattttgagcatttttttcttggttccaggaatataaataatatttcttctttgtctcaCAGGGTTGGCAATACCAAGTAAGGAATTAGTGTATATGATGCTGGAAACTTGTGGGGAGGAACTGCTCAAGACTGAAAGGCCTAAAACAGATGTATATGTCAAGTTCCTATCAAGAAAATGACTGTGAAGAAAATGATGGGTCAGGAAGACCAGTGGAAAACTCCCTAGGAGAGAGCCATAGAAAATGTACACTTCAGAAGAGAGATCTACTCAGAGAactcaaaaaaggaaaatatatcatGTTTGCCCTCAGAAGGGTAAAAAGATTTTTATTCGTGTGCATGAGATTACTCAAATAGATGATCAGATATACCAGTGCCTTGAACGTGAGCAAAACTTCTGTGAAAACTTAGCTCTTATTATGTGTGAGAGAacccacactggagagaaaccttatagATGTGATATGTGTGATAAAACCTTCCTCCAAAGCTCAGATCTTGTTTCCCACCAGAGGATCCACAGTTACGAGAAACCTTATAAATGTAGCAAGTGTGAGAAGAGCTTTTGGCACCACTTAGCCCTTTCGGGACACCAGAGAACACATGCAGGTAAAAAATTCTATACGTGTGATATTTGTGGCAAGAATTTTGGTCAGAGCTCTGACCTGCTTGTCCACCAGCGAAGCCATACAGGCGAGAAACCGTATCTTTGTAGTGAGTGTGATAAATGCTTCAGCCGAAGTACAAACCTCATAAGGCACCGAAGAACTCACACAGGTGAGAAACCATTCAAGTGTCTGGAGTGTGAAAAAGCCTTCAGTGGCAAATCAGATCTTATTAGCCACCAGAGAACTCATACTGGTGAAAGGCCCTACAAGTGTAATAAGTGCGAGAAAAGTTACCGACACCGTTCAGCCTTCATTGTTCATAAAAGAGTTCACACTGGGGAGAAGCCCTACAAGTGTGGTGCCTGTGAGAAATGCTTTGGCCAGAAATCAGACCTTATCGTTCACCAGAGAGTCCACACAGGTGAGAAGCCGTATAAATGCTTGGAATGTATGAGAAGTTTTACTCGGAGTGCCAACCTAATCAGGCACCAGGCCACTCACACGCACACTTTTAAATGCCTTGAATATGAGAAGAGTTTCAACTGCAGTTCAGACCTTATTGTGCATCAAAGAATTCACATGGAAGAGAAGCCACATCAGTGGTCTACCTGTGAGAGTGGCTTCCTCCTAGGCATGGACTTTGTGGCCCAACAGAAAATGAGAACTCAGACAGAGGAGCTACACTATAAATACAGTGTGTGTGATAAAAGCTTCCACCAGAGCTCAGCCCTTCTACAACATCAGACAATCCACATCGGTGAAAAACCATATATCTGTAACATGGGTGAAAAAAATCTTGAGCTCAGCCCTCCCCCTGTATCAGAAGCCTCACAAATGTCTTCTTGACCAGACAAGAAGCTATAATAccataaaaaaaatgtatttacaacGTCAGAGAACTCATTAGGATGAAGAACTCTAGGCAAATCTCAGACTTTCCTCAGAGCTCAGACTTCAATGGGGACCAGAGAATCTGCAGTTGTAGGAAGTTGAGAAACAGTTTGTCCAGAGAGCTGTCCTTAAAGAACCTTATCAGTCACTCCAGTGAGAAACCTGAAAAATGCCCTGAGTATTGAAAAACCTTTAGTCCAAGCTCACGTCTGATCACCCTCAAGAGGATTCATAAGGTTGGGAAACCTTATCAATTTGGTGAGTGTGAGAAAGCTTTCTAGCAATACTCACCTCCTCAGTCCAAGAGAATTCACATCGGAGGACAACATATTAAATGCCCTGTGTCAACAGTGCTTCAGACAGTATGCATATCTCATTGGACATCAGAAAGCTCCACTGGGGAGAAACCCCAgcaagtgtaaaaaaaaaaaatcttctaacaGAACTATGACTTTCTTACCCATCAGAGAAGCCATACTGCTGAATATTTGCATATTTGTCTTAAATATGGCAAAAGCATTAGTTGGAGAGCCTTCTTGGGTTTGCACTAAAAAAACCCAATCTGAGGAAAGACCTTACGAATTCTCTGAATGAGAAAAGCTTCAGTGTCAATGATCTGCTCTTGTGATACAGCAGGGAATTCACATAAGTGAAAAATCCTATAAATACTTTGAGTCTGAATAAAAGCCTTGCAAGAAACCCTTACCTTATTAGGCCCCAAAGAACCTGCTCTGCAGAGAATTTTGTTCTAGTAAGAGATCTAACtggactgtgtacatttaatagTATGAGAAGAACTGTTCTCATAGTTAGTTGACCCCTATAGTAGAGATGAGTTTTAATGGAGTCAaaaatgtaaacttttttttttttctttgagatacCCGGAAACTTGTTCTGGGAGGAACTGGGGCAGGTCAGAGTAGGCCTGATGGGTAACTCAGGTAAAGATGCTTTTCTTTTATCTGAACCACTTAATGATTGCtttactttccatttttaaaatttggaaatccAATAAAGGAAAGGACTGTAACCTTGTGATAGAAGGTGTGGCATGTGTTACTGTTGGAGGAAAGAAGTACATTGACTTGGcctctgttgatttttttaaattcttggctAG
It encodes the following:
- the ZNF322 gene encoding zinc finger protein 322, with the translated sequence MYTSEERSTQRTQKRKIYHVCPQKGKKIFIRVHEITQIDDQIYQCLEREQNFCENLALIMCERTHTGEKPYRCDMCDKTFLQSSDLVSHQRIHSYEKPYKCSKCEKSFWHHLALSGHQRTHAGKKFYTCDICGKNFGQSSDLLVHQRSHTGEKPYLCSECDKCFSRSTNLIRHRRTHTGEKPFKCLECEKAFSGKSDLISHQRTHTGERPYKCNKCEKSYRHRSAFIVHKRVHTGEKPYKCGACEKCFGQKSDLIVHQRVHTGEKPYKCLECMRSFTRSANLIRHQATHTHTFKCLEYEKSFNCSSDLIVHQRIHMEEKPHQWSTCESGFLLGMDFVAQQKMRTQTEELHYKYSVCDKSFHQSSALLQHQTIHIGEKPYICNMGEKNLELSPPPVSEASQMSS